The following are encoded together in the Erwinia sp. E602 genome:
- a CDS encoding amino acid permease, with the protein MSDPTDAQQELHRGLSSRHIQLISLGGAIGTGLFMGAGKTIAVSGTSILITYVVVGFFMYMVMRAMGEVLLSKLSYRSFADFVADYLGPKASFYLGWSYWLSWVVTCIADVVVCGGYVQYWLPELSPWIPALLTLGILCLLNLLAVKMFGETEFWFAIIKIIAIVALIVTGAWMIATGWMSPDGVQASLHNLSDPAVFMPHGVIGFFAGFQIAIFAYTGVELLGTMSAETRSPETVLPKAIKSIPLRIIIFYVLSMVVIIAVTSWQHISPDTSPFVTLFAKAGLPAAAAIINFVALTSAMSSANSGVYCSTRMLYGLSVEKHAHRQFRILSRSTSIPVRSLLFTCFCMFIGTLLLFLVPNVMTLFTVVSTLAAILVIYTWAMILIAYLVYRRRNPQAHQRSAFKMPAGITMSWLTLLFFLFSLVVMVFDPDTLLGLVAMPFWFVLLEGVWRLKQRRERDVLKLETSR; encoded by the coding sequence ATGTCTGACCCGACGGATGCGCAGCAGGAACTGCATCGTGGCCTCAGTTCGCGCCATATTCAGCTGATCTCCCTTGGCGGTGCAATCGGCACCGGCCTGTTTATGGGCGCAGGAAAAACCATCGCCGTCTCCGGCACCTCGATCCTGATCACCTACGTGGTGGTGGGTTTCTTTATGTATATGGTGATGCGGGCGATGGGCGAAGTGCTGCTGAGCAAGCTGTCGTATCGCTCATTTGCCGACTTTGTTGCCGACTACCTCGGCCCGAAGGCCAGCTTCTATCTCGGCTGGTCCTACTGGCTCAGTTGGGTGGTGACCTGCATTGCCGACGTGGTGGTATGCGGCGGCTACGTGCAGTACTGGCTGCCGGAGCTGTCGCCGTGGATCCCGGCGCTGCTGACCCTCGGCATCCTTTGCCTGCTTAACCTGCTGGCGGTGAAAATGTTCGGCGAAACCGAATTCTGGTTCGCGATCATTAAGATTATTGCCATCGTGGCGCTGATCGTCACCGGGGCCTGGATGATTGCCACCGGCTGGATGTCGCCGGACGGCGTGCAGGCCTCGCTGCATAACCTTAGCGACCCGGCGGTGTTTATGCCCCACGGGGTGATCGGCTTCTTTGCCGGCTTCCAGATCGCCATCTTCGCCTATACCGGCGTCGAGCTGCTGGGCACCATGAGCGCCGAAACCCGCTCGCCGGAGACCGTGCTGCCGAAGGCGATCAAGTCAATTCCGCTGCGCATTATCATTTTCTACGTTCTGTCGATGGTGGTGATCATCGCCGTGACCTCATGGCAGCATATCTCGCCGGACACCAGCCCGTTCGTCACGCTGTTTGCCAAAGCGGGCCTGCCGGCGGCGGCGGCGATTATTAACTTTGTCGCCCTGACCTCGGCGATGTCATCGGCCAACAGCGGCGTCTACTGCAGCACCCGCATGCTGTACGGCCTGTCCGTCGAGAAACACGCCCACCGGCAGTTCCGCATTCTGTCGCGATCCACCTCGATTCCGGTACGCAGCCTGCTGTTCACCTGCTTCTGCATGTTTATCGGTACGCTGCTGCTGTTCCTGGTGCCCAACGTGATGACGCTGTTCACCGTCGTCTCGACCCTGGCCGCTATTCTGGTGATCTATACCTGGGCAATGATCCTGATTGCCTACCTGGTCTACCGCAGGCGTAACCCGCAGGCGCACCAGCGCTCGGCGTTCAAAATGCCGGCGGGCATTACCATGAGCTGGCTGACGCTGCTGTTCTTCCTGTTTTCACTGGTAGTGATGGTGTTTGACCCGGACACGCTGCTGGGCCTGGTGGCGATGCCGTTCTGGTTTGTGCTGCTTGAAGGGGTGTGGCGGCTAAAACAGCGCCGCGAACGGGACGTGCTAAAGCTGGAAACCAGCCGCTGA
- the gdhA gene encoding NADP-specific glutamate dehydrogenase, with the protein MKGYNSLESFLTSLQQRDPHQPEFLQAVREVFTSLWPFIEQNPRYQDQGLLERLVEPERLIQFRVAWTDDKGQVHVNRAWRVQFSSAIGPFKGGMRFHPSVNLSILKFLGFEQTFKNALTTLPMGGGKGGSDFNPKGKSNAEVMRFCQALMTELYRHLGPDTDVPAGDIGVGGREVGFMSGMMKKLSNNTACVFTGKGLTFGGSLIRPEATGYGLVYFTEAMLKRHGLGFEGSRVSVSGSGNVAQYAIEKALELGARVVTVSDSRGTVVDEEGFTTEKLAHLADIKNVRYGTVEDYARERGLTYLEGQQPWGVAVDIALPCATQNELDLPAAKLLIANGVKAVAEGANMPTTIQATDAFLDAGVLFAPGKAANAGGVATSGLEMAQNAARLSWKAEKVDIRLQHIMLDIHHSCVEYGGEGKQTHYVHGANIAGFVKVADAMLAQGVL; encoded by the coding sequence ATGAAAGGTTATAACTCTCTGGAGTCGTTTCTTACCTCTCTGCAACAGCGCGACCCACACCAGCCGGAATTCCTGCAGGCGGTTCGTGAGGTGTTCACCTCGCTGTGGCCGTTCATTGAGCAGAACCCACGCTACCAGGATCAGGGGCTGCTGGAACGTCTGGTGGAACCAGAGCGTCTGATTCAGTTCCGCGTCGCCTGGACCGATGACAAAGGTCAGGTACATGTTAACCGCGCCTGGCGCGTCCAGTTCAGCTCGGCGATTGGTCCGTTCAAAGGCGGCATGCGTTTCCACCCGTCGGTCAACCTGTCGATTCTGAAGTTCCTCGGTTTTGAACAGACCTTTAAAAATGCCCTGACCACCCTGCCAATGGGCGGCGGTAAAGGCGGTTCTGACTTTAACCCGAAAGGCAAAAGCAACGCGGAAGTGATGCGCTTCTGTCAGGCGCTGATGACCGAGCTGTATCGTCACCTGGGGCCGGACACTGACGTCCCGGCGGGCGATATTGGCGTGGGCGGCCGCGAAGTCGGCTTTATGTCCGGCATGATGAAAAAGCTTTCCAATAACACCGCCTGCGTGTTCACCGGCAAAGGGCTGACCTTTGGCGGCAGTCTGATCCGCCCGGAAGCCACCGGTTATGGTCTGGTCTATTTCACCGAAGCGATGCTCAAGCGTCACGGCCTCGGTTTTGAAGGCAGCCGCGTGTCGGTTTCCGGTTCCGGTAACGTGGCGCAGTACGCGATCGAAAAAGCGCTGGAGCTGGGCGCGCGCGTGGTCACCGTGTCTGACTCCCGCGGTACCGTGGTGGATGAAGAGGGCTTTACCACCGAGAAGCTGGCGCATCTGGCCGATATCAAAAACGTGCGTTACGGCACGGTGGAAGACTATGCCCGCGAGCGCGGTCTGACTTACCTCGAAGGCCAGCAGCCGTGGGGCGTGGCGGTGGATATCGCGCTGCCGTGCGCCACCCAGAACGAACTGGATCTGCCCGCAGCTAAACTGCTGATCGCCAACGGCGTGAAGGCGGTAGCGGAAGGTGCCAATATGCCAACCACGATTCAGGCGACCGATGCCTTCCTTGATGCCGGCGTGCTGTTCGCACCGGGCAAAGCGGCTAACGCCGGTGGCGTGGCGACTTCGGGTCTGGAGATGGCGCAGAATGCCGCGCGTCTGAGCTGGAAGGCCGAGAAGGTGGATATCCGCCTGCAACACATCATGCTGGATATCCATCACTCATGCGTTGAGTACGGTGGTGAAGGCAAGCAGACCCACTACGTACACGGTGCCAACATTGCTGGTTTCGTGAAGGTGGCGGACGCGATGCTGGCACAGGGCGTGCTGTAA
- a CDS encoding c-type cytochrome, giving the protein MSIKKKLAYSLAALAVLAGIGAAGRLWTVLDTSRNAVADDKVQLADFKSSDPAAIKRGEYVMRLADCAACHNADFAGGYKIDTPFGALETSNITPDRETGIGRMTERDFYNAVRHGRGEKGFLYPAMPYTAYTQISDEDMHDLWAYFSAIAPRSKRVDENAGMHFPYNIRLAMAGWNLLFFDNNGFRPDAEQDAAWNRGKYLVDGSAHCSVCHTPRNALGGEIGSAYLQGGSLGDWYAPDISPNPHAGIGNWSTDEVADYLKTGSNGISVAAGPMAEAVEHSTQYFTGDDLQAIAHYLRGVKPSETPAPQGMVLDDGLKSRAALSYEVNCSACHGLQGEGITGMVPAFAGNLAMQHNPTNMIHAMLRGARAPHTEERQTAAGMPAFDWKMDDRQIAEVLNYVRNSWGNQGAEVTAQQVAEMRKQTGALQKLQTPAMK; this is encoded by the coding sequence ATGAGCATAAAAAAGAAACTTGCATACAGCCTGGCGGCGCTGGCCGTGCTGGCTGGGATCGGTGCGGCCGGTCGTCTGTGGACGGTGCTGGACACCTCACGTAATGCGGTCGCCGACGATAAGGTGCAGCTGGCCGATTTCAAAAGCAGCGACCCGGCGGCGATTAAACGCGGCGAATACGTGATGCGCCTGGCCGACTGCGCCGCCTGCCATAACGCCGATTTTGCCGGTGGCTACAAGATCGATACGCCGTTTGGCGCGCTGGAGACCTCCAATATTACGCCGGATCGTGAAACCGGTATTGGCCGCATGACCGAGCGTGATTTCTACAACGCGGTGCGCCACGGTCGCGGTGAGAAAGGTTTCCTCTACCCGGCGATGCCTTACACCGCCTACACGCAGATTAGCGATGAGGATATGCATGATTTATGGGCATATTTCTCTGCCATCGCCCCGCGCAGCAAGCGGGTGGATGAAAACGCCGGTATGCACTTCCCGTATAACATCCGCCTGGCAATGGCGGGCTGGAACCTGTTGTTCTTTGATAACAACGGCTTCAGGCCGGATGCTGAGCAGGACGCCGCGTGGAACCGCGGTAAGTATCTGGTGGACGGATCGGCACACTGTAGCGTCTGCCACACGCCCCGCAATGCGCTGGGCGGGGAGATCGGCAGCGCGTATCTGCAGGGCGGCAGCCTCGGAGACTGGTATGCGCCGGATATCTCGCCGAACCCGCACGCGGGTATCGGCAACTGGAGTACGGATGAGGTAGCCGACTATCTGAAAACCGGTTCGAACGGCATCAGCGTGGCGGCGGGGCCAATGGCCGAAGCGGTGGAACACTCAACCCAGTACTTCACCGGTGACGATCTGCAGGCGATTGCTCACTATCTGCGCGGCGTGAAGCCGTCAGAGACGCCGGCCCCGCAGGGGATGGTACTGGATGACGGGCTGAAGAGCCGTGCCGCGCTGAGCTATGAGGTCAACTGTTCGGCCTGCCACGGCCTGCAGGGTGAAGGCATCACCGGCATGGTGCCGGCGTTTGCCGGCAACCTGGCGATGCAGCACAACCCGACCAATATGATCCACGCCATGCTGCGTGGTGCCCGCGCGCCGCACACCGAAGAGCGGCAGACGGCCGCCGGGATGCCCGCGTTCGACTGGAAGATGGACGACCGGCAGATTGCTGAAGTGCTGAACTACGTGCGTAACAGCTGGGGTAACCAGGGCGCGGAAGTTACGGCGCAACAGGTGGCAGAGATGCGCAAGCAGACCGGGGCACTGCAGAAGCTGCAGACGCCAGCGATGAAGTAA
- a CDS encoding GMC family oxidoreductase: MSQIRAKADVVIVGMGWAGSVMAEELTRAGLNVVGIERGAWRDTSTDFPPAVDPDELRWHTRRKIMQPMSVETTTFRNSPDQEAAPVRNWSAFQFGWNVGGAGTHWAGMSWRFSPWDFEVASQTRERYGAAKMAGLQLQDWGVTYDEMAPYYDRFERIAGTSGKAGNLNGEKIHGGNVFEGSRTREYPTPPLKDTHWMRKYRTTTERMGYHPFTVPAGNISQAYVNPLGVTMGPCTYCGFCDFHGCGNFSKSSPQACILPALMRRPNFTLLADTEVLHAVKHEDGKTLTGVKFITKEGTEGFQPADVVCFTAYQMDNVRLMLLSGVGEQYDPHTGRGTIGRNYNYQTCSSVTGFFDNEHMNPFIGGGALAVQIDDFNGDNFDHSHLDFIGGAGIMGFSTNGRPIQNMDGLRPGTKRWGSEWKAGYARDYQTAGTIFCQGTSMPVREAYLDLDPLYKDRHGQPLLRMTFDWNKNDIRMAKYITDRAINIMKEIGGQHLVVDNQSEKSWNPYMQHSSHTIGGAVMGSDPTTSALNPYLQSWDAHNLFVVGASAFPNNGGYNPTVTVGALAIRAARAIHETYVKNPAPLVGA, translated from the coding sequence ATGTCGCAAATAAGAGCAAAGGCTGACGTAGTGATTGTCGGCATGGGATGGGCTGGCTCGGTGATGGCCGAAGAGTTAACGCGTGCCGGGCTGAACGTGGTGGGGATTGAGCGCGGCGCATGGCGTGATACCTCCACCGACTTCCCACCGGCGGTGGATCCGGACGAGCTGCGCTGGCACACCCGCCGAAAAATCATGCAGCCGATGAGCGTGGAAACCACCACCTTCCGTAACAGCCCGGATCAGGAGGCAGCACCGGTGCGTAACTGGTCGGCCTTCCAGTTTGGCTGGAACGTGGGCGGAGCCGGCACTCACTGGGCGGGCATGTCGTGGCGCTTCTCGCCGTGGGATTTTGAGGTCGCCAGCCAGACCCGCGAGCGCTACGGCGCGGCGAAAATGGCCGGCCTGCAGCTGCAGGACTGGGGCGTGACCTATGATGAAATGGCCCCTTACTATGACCGTTTCGAACGCATAGCCGGTACCTCGGGCAAGGCCGGTAATCTTAACGGTGAAAAAATTCACGGCGGCAACGTATTTGAAGGCTCACGCACGCGCGAGTATCCGACGCCACCGCTGAAAGACACCCACTGGATGCGCAAGTACCGCACCACCACCGAACGGATGGGCTATCACCCGTTTACCGTCCCGGCGGGTAACATTTCGCAGGCGTACGTGAACCCGCTTGGCGTCACCATGGGGCCGTGCACCTACTGCGGCTTCTGCGACTTTCACGGCTGCGGCAACTTCTCCAAATCCTCACCGCAGGCCTGTATTCTGCCCGCGCTGATGCGCCGCCCGAACTTCACCCTGCTGGCCGACACCGAAGTGCTGCACGCGGTAAAGCATGAGGACGGCAAAACGCTCACCGGCGTGAAATTTATTACCAAAGAGGGTACCGAAGGCTTCCAGCCGGCCGATGTGGTCTGCTTCACCGCCTACCAGATGGATAACGTGCGTCTGATGCTGCTCTCCGGCGTCGGCGAGCAGTACGATCCGCACACCGGTCGTGGCACCATCGGCCGTAACTACAATTATCAGACCTGCTCATCGGTCACCGGCTTCTTCGATAACGAGCATATGAACCCGTTTATCGGCGGCGGCGCGCTGGCGGTGCAGATTGACGACTTCAACGGCGATAACTTCGACCACAGCCATCTCGACTTTATCGGTGGTGCCGGGATTATGGGCTTCTCCACCAACGGGCGGCCGATCCAGAATATGGACGGCCTGCGCCCGGGCACCAAACGCTGGGGCAGCGAGTGGAAGGCGGGCTACGCGCGTGACTACCAGACCGCAGGGACTATCTTCTGCCAGGGCACCTCAATGCCGGTGCGCGAGGCGTATCTCGACCTCGACCCGCTCTACAAAGATCGCCACGGCCAGCCGCTGCTGCGCATGACCTTCGACTGGAACAAGAACGATATCCGCATGGCAAAGTACATCACCGATCGCGCCATCAATATCATGAAAGAGATCGGCGGCCAGCATCTGGTGGTGGATAACCAGTCAGAGAAGAGCTGGAACCCCTACATGCAGCACAGCTCGCACACCATCGGCGGGGCGGTGATGGGCAGCGATCCGACCACCTCGGCGCTCAACCCGTACCTGCAGAGCTGGGACGCGCACAACCTGTTCGTGGTTGGCGCCTCGGCCTTCCCGAACAACGGCGGCTATAACCCGACCGTCACCGTCGGTGCACTGGCGATCCGCGCCGCGCGCGCCATCCATGAAACTTACGTTAAAAACCCTGCGCCGCTGGTGGGGGCATAA
- a CDS encoding gluconate 2-dehydrogenase subunit 3 family protein codes for MNRREAIFSLSSIAAAFAVAPKLAAQELRNVPLATQMNTDHLPQPAWQQGYQVLTDETARKNLSAIFDRLIPADRHGPSATEAGCIEFVDSQLAGDYGSGAALYLDGPLKPENEQRLMGSPQFLTPPRERYLTGLSALESWAQKNHQGSLHTLNAEQIDGFLTAMEKGAVDLGRDINSQALFELMLRNAREGYLADPIYGGNKNMAGWKMIGFPGARYDYRPYVDRHNEDLKLIPVSLIPND; via the coding sequence ATGAACCGCAGAGAGGCGATATTTTCGCTGAGTTCTATCGCGGCGGCATTCGCCGTCGCGCCGAAGCTGGCCGCGCAGGAGCTGCGCAACGTACCGCTGGCCACGCAGATGAATACTGACCATCTGCCGCAACCGGCCTGGCAGCAGGGTTATCAGGTGCTGACCGATGAAACGGCCCGTAAAAATCTGTCGGCGATCTTTGACCGGCTGATCCCCGCTGACCGCCACGGCCCGTCGGCCACCGAAGCGGGCTGCATTGAGTTCGTCGACAGCCAGCTGGCCGGTGACTACGGCTCCGGGGCCGCGCTCTATCTGGACGGTCCGCTGAAACCGGAAAATGAGCAGCGGCTGATGGGCAGTCCGCAGTTTCTTACCCCGCCGCGTGAACGCTACCTGACCGGGCTGTCGGCGCTGGAAAGCTGGGCGCAGAAAAATCATCAGGGCTCGCTGCATACGCTGAACGCTGAACAGATCGACGGCTTCCTCACCGCCATGGAAAAAGGCGCTGTCGATCTCGGCCGTGATATTAACAGCCAGGCGCTGTTTGAGTTAATGCTGCGCAACGCCCGTGAAGGCTATCTGGCCGATCCGATCTACGGTGGGAATAAAAATATGGCCGGCTGGAAAATGATTGGCTTTCCCGGTGCGCGTTACGACTATCGCCCGTATGTCGATCGCCACAACGAAGATTTAAAGCTGATTCCGGTCAGCCTCATCCCGAACGATTAA
- a CDS encoding LacI family DNA-binding transcriptional regulator, giving the protein MTKETKTRHKATASDVAAMAGVSKWTVSRAFTPGASVSGRAREKVLAAAKELGYRPNLLARSLSKKRTHIIGVVIDQMQNPHSMMMMDVVTRQLQARGYMALLLNITTGENYRSVMAMADQLQVDGILFLGTVLTDQLIAIAHELHHIPLVQVCRNSDVEDIEVVNIDGHQAGAEVASLLLAQGYQRFGYMKGPDTLSSQLYRYDGYQQQLQQAGKTVDRLLIAGEYSRTLAMQALLDYLQAVPAGQRVEALFCENDILALGVLDALRLTGNEGTIAVVGFDDIEEAGSESYQLTSYSQGIESLTGESLNRLIEERASPPEAWRKGELKIRRSHLPVTVE; this is encoded by the coding sequence ATGACAAAAGAGACAAAGACGCGCCACAAGGCCACCGCCAGCGATGTGGCGGCGATGGCGGGTGTGTCTAAATGGACGGTATCACGCGCCTTCACGCCGGGGGCGTCGGTCTCCGGGCGGGCGCGCGAGAAGGTGCTGGCCGCCGCGAAAGAGCTGGGCTACCGGCCCAACCTGCTGGCGCGCAGCCTGTCGAAAAAGCGCACCCACATCATCGGGGTAGTGATCGACCAGATGCAGAACCCGCACTCGATGATGATGATGGATGTGGTGACCCGACAGCTGCAGGCGCGCGGTTATATGGCACTGCTCCTCAACATCACCACCGGGGAAAACTACCGCTCGGTGATGGCGATGGCAGACCAGCTGCAGGTGGACGGCATCCTGTTTTTAGGCACGGTGCTGACCGACCAGCTGATTGCGATAGCGCATGAGCTGCACCATATCCCGCTGGTGCAGGTGTGCCGTAACAGCGATGTGGAAGACATCGAAGTGGTGAATATTGACGGTCATCAGGCCGGTGCTGAAGTGGCGTCTCTGCTGCTGGCGCAGGGATATCAGCGCTTTGGCTATATGAAGGGGCCTGACACGCTGAGCAGCCAGCTGTACCGCTATGACGGCTACCAGCAGCAGCTGCAGCAGGCCGGGAAAACGGTCGATCGCCTGCTGATCGCCGGGGAATACAGCCGTACCCTGGCAATGCAGGCCCTGCTGGACTATCTGCAGGCGGTGCCGGCCGGGCAGCGCGTTGAGGCACTGTTCTGTGAAAACGATATCCTGGCGCTGGGCGTGCTGGATGCATTACGCCTCACCGGCAACGAGGGTACGATTGCGGTAGTGGGCTTTGATGATATCGAAGAGGCCGGCAGCGAAAGCTATCAGCTGACCAGCTACAGCCAGGGGATTGAGTCGCTGACCGGTGAGTCGCTGAACCGGCTGATTGAGGAGCGTGCCAGCCCACCGGAAGCGTGGCGCAAAGGTGAACTGAAGATCCGCCGTTCCCATCTGCCGGTAACGGTTGAGTAA
- a CDS encoding MFS transporter: MTTTTHQLTRHDYKMIGLSLLGGALEVFDFIIFVFLSAVIADVFFPADTPEWVRLLQSMTIFSVGYLARPLGGLLIAHYADRYGRKRMFNFTVLFMALPCLAMGLLPGYAQIGYWAPLLLLLARIIQGAALGGEVPNAWVFVAEHTPARHRGLALGMLQAGLTFGYMLAALTVTLITTLFSADEMRDWAWRIPFIVGGLLGFISLWLRRWLQETPVFIAMQQEKAQAPRLPLGEILRQHRRAALPAFFLTAVLTSAVIVTVVVLPLILQKSWHFDAATTFRISCVGILALNVGCIVAGWIADRLGAWRTFAIYSVLLAAGVSVMAASLSGDITRVLLSYILLGLCCGVIAAVPAVMVQLFPPQVKVTGISLIYNLSYSLCSSTLPLLLLALYQYAHWTLAAMAWGVAAIGLLTFTAWRNIPLFR, encoded by the coding sequence ATGACTACAACAACCCATCAGTTAACCCGCCACGACTACAAGATGATCGGCCTGTCGCTGTTAGGCGGGGCGCTTGAAGTGTTCGACTTCATTATTTTTGTTTTCCTGTCTGCGGTGATCGCCGACGTTTTCTTCCCCGCCGACACGCCGGAGTGGGTGCGCCTGCTGCAGAGCATGACCATCTTCTCGGTGGGCTATCTGGCCCGCCCGCTCGGCGGCCTGCTGATTGCCCACTATGCCGATCGCTACGGCCGCAAGCGGATGTTCAACTTCACCGTGTTGTTTATGGCGCTGCCCTGCCTGGCGATGGGGCTGCTGCCCGGCTATGCGCAGATCGGCTACTGGGCGCCGCTGCTGCTGCTGCTGGCGCGCATTATTCAGGGCGCCGCGCTGGGTGGCGAAGTGCCGAATGCCTGGGTGTTTGTTGCCGAGCACACGCCTGCCAGGCACCGTGGTCTGGCGCTGGGTATGCTGCAGGCCGGGCTGACCTTCGGCTATATGCTGGCGGCGCTGACCGTTACCCTGATCACCACGCTGTTCAGCGCCGACGAGATGCGCGACTGGGCGTGGCGCATTCCGTTTATCGTCGGTGGCCTGCTGGGCTTTATCTCGCTGTGGCTGCGGCGCTGGCTGCAGGAAACCCCGGTGTTTATCGCCATGCAGCAGGAGAAGGCGCAGGCTCCGCGCCTGCCGCTGGGGGAGATACTGCGCCAGCACCGCAGAGCGGCGCTGCCGGCGTTCTTTCTGACCGCGGTGCTGACCTCGGCGGTGATCGTCACCGTGGTGGTGCTGCCGCTGATCCTGCAGAAGAGCTGGCATTTTGATGCCGCGACCACCTTCCGCATCAGCTGCGTGGGCATTCTGGCGCTCAACGTGGGCTGTATTGTTGCCGGCTGGATCGCCGACCGGCTGGGCGCGTGGCGCACCTTCGCCATTTATTCGGTGCTGCTGGCGGCAGGCGTCAGCGTGATGGCCGCCAGCCTCAGCGGCGACATCACCCGCGTGCTGCTGAGCTACATCCTGCTCGGCCTGTGCTGTGGGGTGATCGCCGCCGTACCGGCGGTGATGGTGCAGCTGTTCCCGCCGCAGGTGAAGGTGACCGGCATTTCGCTGATCTATAATCTGTCCTACTCGCTCTGTTCCAGCACATTGCCGTTGCTGCTGCTGGCCCTCTATCAGTACGCGCACTGGACGCTGGCCGCCATGGCCTGGGGCGTGGCGGCCATCGGCCTGCTGACCTTTACGGCCTGGCGCAACATCCCACTTTTCCGTTGA
- a CDS encoding Rpn family recombination-promoting nuclease/putative transposase: protein MKQNQAAPAPHDVAFKHVLSDPEILRDFMQLHLPAHLQDICDLSTLRQEQGILADENSRTGFSDMLYGVDTTAGEAYLLVRIEYQSPPDPHMAFRLMSRAVDLMQRHLDTGHEFLPLVIPMLIYAGKTKGYPHSMNWLDGFDHPQLAKQPHCSKPFSGNATGPRTRWN from the coding sequence ATGAAACAGAATCAGGCCGCACCCGCGCCACACGACGTGGCATTCAAACATGTTTTATCAGACCCGGAAATTCTGCGAGATTTTATGCAGCTTCACCTTCCGGCACACCTTCAGGATATCTGCGATCTCAGTACGCTGCGGCAGGAGCAGGGGATCCTGGCGGATGAGAACTCCCGTACCGGTTTTAGCGATATGCTCTATGGCGTTGATACGACTGCCGGGGAAGCTTACCTGCTTGTACGCATCGAATATCAGAGTCCGCCCGATCCACACATGGCATTCCGTTTGATGAGTCGCGCCGTTGATCTCATGCAGCGTCATCTGGATACCGGACATGAATTTTTGCCGCTGGTAATTCCCATGCTGATTTATGCCGGCAAGACCAAAGGCTATCCCCACTCTATGAACTGGCTGGACGGGTTTGACCATCCTCAGCTGGCGAAGCAGCCTCACTGCAGCAAACCCTTCTCCGGGAATGCCACAGGGCCACGAACAAGGTGGAATTAG
- a CDS encoding type IV toxin-antitoxin system AbiEi family antitoxin, which translates to MGHFSHRSGHEFERQVLEELAIALADAFGSEATVKGHPGKQLSSQMDSEPDGLIEIRRPDRTLMLYVEVKKNVYPRDARDAVWKFNNHMRYRDHRHEAIGMLAAGSLSPGAKEELRAHGIASFELGGSLYLKHDCWFINIEKPTRRPRKSFHGVDLFTDARGSVVHALLMHANEWLTGAELAERAETSPYTCSLVLQELTLREWVKSAGGGPSKRRMLIRPEKLLDAWAEQWQERKEKQTKWYSFVENPRHILAHFADRIDHARIDFPWAFTGAAAANAVVPFLTSTDGVEIIVPKGYADDMAEALRLKPVSKGANVTLIERESSSLLYRDRHSDHSAFFASAYILYLDLLDGRGRNKELADQLRGRLESLWERK; encoded by the coding sequence ATGGGCCATTTTTCACATCGTTCAGGGCACGAATTCGAAAGGCAGGTACTGGAAGAGCTAGCTATTGCCCTTGCGGACGCGTTTGGTTCCGAAGCCACTGTAAAGGGTCATCCAGGCAAGCAGTTATCTTCACAGATGGATTCCGAGCCTGATGGATTGATTGAGATCCGTAGGCCAGACCGGACGCTGATGCTTTACGTAGAGGTCAAAAAAAACGTTTATCCAAGAGACGCCAGAGATGCAGTGTGGAAATTCAATAACCACATGCGTTACCGGGATCATCGTCATGAGGCTATCGGAATGCTTGCCGCAGGTTCACTTAGCCCCGGTGCTAAGGAGGAGCTGAGGGCTCACGGAATCGCATCATTTGAGCTGGGAGGAAGCCTTTACCTTAAACACGACTGCTGGTTCATTAACATCGAAAAACCTACCAGGCGTCCCAGGAAGTCCTTCCACGGCGTAGACCTCTTCACTGATGCACGTGGGAGTGTTGTCCATGCCCTTTTGATGCATGCTAACGAGTGGCTTACCGGCGCGGAGCTAGCCGAGCGGGCTGAGACCTCCCCCTACACCTGCTCTCTCGTTTTGCAGGAGTTAACGTTGCGTGAATGGGTGAAGTCTGCAGGTGGAGGGCCGAGCAAGCGCAGAATGCTCATTCGCCCGGAAAAGCTTCTGGATGCCTGGGCTGAGCAATGGCAGGAGCGTAAAGAGAAGCAGACGAAATGGTACTCCTTCGTTGAAAACCCCAGGCACATACTGGCTCATTTTGCCGATCGCATTGACCATGCCAGAATCGATTTTCCATGGGCGTTCACTGGTGCTGCGGCTGCAAACGCTGTGGTCCCATTTTTGACCAGCACTGATGGTGTGGAAATTATTGTGCCCAAAGGGTATGCCGATGACATGGCCGAAGCACTTCGCCTTAAGCCTGTCAGCAAAGGAGCGAATGTCACGCTCATCGAGCGTGAATCTTCGAGCTTGCTTTACCGGGACAGACATTCGGATCATTCTGCATTTTTTGCAAGCGCGTACATCCTGTACCTGGATTTGCTGGATGGTAGAGGGCGAAACAAAGAGTTAGCTGACCAACTTAGAGGACGTTTGGAGTCGTTATGGGAAAGGAAATAA